The Telopea speciosissima isolate NSW1024214 ecotype Mountain lineage chromosome 11, Tspe_v1, whole genome shotgun sequence genome includes the window TCTTCAAGGTACCAGAGTGTCCAACCAATCGTAGTGGACCCAGGTATTTACTTGGCTAGGACTCAAATCTTTAAAGCTACACTGAAGCGGCCAATACCTGATGCTTTCAAATTTTTTACAGGTATAGAGATATTCTTTGACCATGACACTGCTTGTGCAACTTCTGGTCTGACTGCAATACCTGTGGCATTACTTTCTCTGTCTAATATGCCTTCCTTTCTCATTTAACAGGTTCTCCATGGATTATTCTGAGCCAAGCCTTCCTAGAGTCTGTGTTCTTGGTTGGGATAATCTTCCTCGAACTCTTCTTATGTATTTTACAAATGTGATTTTATCCCAAGAAGGGTATTTCCATTCTGTAGTTTGCAATTCACCAGAGTTCTATAACACGACAGTGAACAGTGATCTAAGATACATGATCTGGGATAATCCTCCCAAGATGGAACCTCACTATCTCAACGTTACAGATTATGATTTAATGGTGCAGAGTGGTGCTGCCTTCGCGAGACAGTTCCACAAAGATGACCCAGTGCTGGACATAGTTGATGATAAGATCCTAAGGCGTGGATCCAATTGTGCTGCCGCAGGGGCATGGTGCACTGGCAAGAGGCACTGGTGGATGGATCCATGCTCAAGGTGGGGTGATGTCAATATCGTGAAGCCCGGGCCACCAGCGGAGAGGTTCAGGGAGATACTAACAGGCCTTATTGATGATTGGAGCTCACAGTCGAGATAATGCATGCAAGTGATGCCAAACTAAGCAGAAAATTGCTGTTGTGGAAACTCATGCGATGCAAGCTGCCTCTGCGCCTGGAATCTCCTGATGCATTGACCAGTACAAGACTACCACCGTCGGTTGAGGTATATTAGGAGATTACATGTATTCCGAGTTTTGGGTGGTGGTGCTTCCATTCCATGGTACCTTTTACTTGTAAACAGTAGCCAAGCTAAGGTCTGGGGCCATGGCTTTCtcaaaattggaaaatttttatGTGGGCAATATATAGGTTCCCATTTACGGTTTATCAGCAATAAACTATTGATCCATCTCCCCACCcaacccttctcttctttggtGAACTAACTTACCAACTAAACGGATTGGCCAGAACATTAGCAATTGAAGCTGAGTTATTCAAACTGCGTGGCAATATCTGTTGCATTCCAATATAATGATGGCAACTGCCAATGTACCAAGTGGAAGCAGAATTCAAATTTCAGGAAAGAGATGATAGTAGCAGTCTAACGGAATTCAAACTTCTTTGAATTCTGCTTGAACATGAGTAACTGAAATGGATTTCCTTTTGGTTACTCTTATTTTCAATGTAAAGGGCATATTTTGCTTCCGGTTGTAAGATCTGAACATGTATCTTTGTCCTCAGTATCAAGCTATAGAAGGATTCCATGCAAAGATTTGGCCAAGAAATGTGAAACAAGATAGCTTGATCATGTTACCAAGACTGCAACTATATTTTTGGACGAGACAAGatgaaatggggaaaaaaatcctctgcagtgcaccAATCTGCACTGCGGTGCGGCCTTGCGAGCTCAACATATGGATGCGGCAACATCCAATCTAATCATGCTTATTTTTTCATCCATTACTCCATTAGGCATTGGCATATTGGGTTTAAAGTGGGGTAAAACAACTGTTTCTAAAATCCGAATCAAATCGTAATCGACTGAGACCGGTCCAGTTCTGAACGATTCCTGCAACTCTCTTTTGAGTCAACTATGATTCatgtttgatttttaattttttgtcaattgttttcttcttttagatAGTAAAATAAGATTTATGAAAGTTGCCTCTTTAACAAGATCACCAGTCTACTGAATTAAaaactgttaaaaaaaaaacacagatttTGAGAGATCACAAATGCAACCAATGCTCTGTTGTAATCGATTCCAATTTGAGGAGCTATTTCAGTcaggatttggggaagatgagggcaatttggtcaatttattctttaattttggtgggattttatcacaagggcattttggtcattagattttcTGAAACTGACGTCTAACGTCCCAGACTAACGGATTGGACTAGATTGTTACAAAGTTTGGAAAATAGGGGTGAATTTGGAATTAGTAAACTTCCAGGAGTGCATTTGTTCGTTTGGACAATTTGAGGAgggcatttgaaaaaaaccctaaagaaAAAGCCTTTGGCTGGTTAGAACTTATAAGAAGAAAGTTGAAGGTGACACTGTCTGAAAGGTCTTTTATCACTTGGAATCATTTCTCACTTCCATCTTCTCATACTTAAGTAGGAGCCATACCCAGATGAAAGCCAACTACACAGAAAGAACCCATGATTTGATTGGTCTTAATCAGAACCCATGTTTACACAAAATACATGTGAAAGGGCAAACTCTATCTAGCTGCCTCTACAACTCATTTGATCGTTCTTCCGCTGATGAACCAAAGATAATCAAGCATCGTTGCTTAGCCCCATTAACACTTAAGATCTGCAAAATAACCTCTTCCTACAATTAAAACTGATCCAATAAAGAAATTTTTCGAATGTTACAAGTGAGTACTTTGTGACTTGTTTAATTGTTTAAGAAGTGGATGAGCCTTAGCACAACGGTTAAGATGCACTATTGAAACCATTAGCTTGCTTGTTCAAAACAGGGAAACAGCTTTTTCACGAATCCTCTCTTTTTTAAGTTGTCTAAGAATGAGCAAACATCGTATTCTCATAGTTGTGAAGTGGATCTTTCTTTACTTTGTGGATACCCATTCCCATCTTGCTgcaaaagttttcttttttattttttttctgaaatatTAAGGAATAGTTTTAGGCAAAATCTTATTATCATTGATTCACCACTCATGGTGACAATGCATCACAACCATGGCCACTTGTCTAGCCACAGGGATGAGTGGTGTGGCAAATCCTATGTCCCTTGCACGTGCACCTGCACCACTTTTGaacttgtatttttttaatagattGTTTTGCCATTTTATcaactccatttttttttctttgcgaTGAGACtaaactgaaacttgacatatgagctAGAGACTTTGAGGTCTTCCTGCTCACAAACTTTCTGCTTGGCTTACACTGCCATGTGGAGGAAATACTACATGGTTACGAAAATCAAATATCATTGACAAATTATCATTAATTTTGGGAAAAGGCACTCCGAGTCTACAAGGCGTACACTGCACCCCCTCACAACAcattattttattgattttctgAGACAACAATTATGGTTTAAAAAAAGAATGTGAAGAGTATGGAGTACCATATTTGATCAGAGAATCAAATGGTCACCATTTTAACACCCACATTACAATCTTCTAGATAGCCATGGCACAACCAAGACTACTTGACCTCTTACAGTTAAAACCGCACATAGGACTCAAAAGAGCTAGAAAACAGATTTCTTCATGGTATCTTTTAGAAAGATCACCAACTCAACAGACTGAAGGCTAGGAGAGTCTGTTCTACTCCAAAGGATTAGTGTTGGTCTGAATTCATGACCAGAAATGGTTTCCATGGCCTCGCCTTCAGGTGTGTTCGACCGATTCCATTAAAAGATTAGGGCCTTACGCACATGCAAGACCAGTTCAGGATAATCCAGTATAGACAGTGAATTGTATGGACCCTACATTCATTTTTTAACTTCAAAACGGATTGAAATTTTAGTGAAAAATAGCATGCCAAGGAGAATATATCAAGCTTGCATGGCTTCTTTGTTATTGGTTGAAGCTGTGGGTTGTCTTACCAGATTCTCTAATTTTCAGTTCTTCCTGCTAAAGAAACAAACTCAGAAGCAAACAGCTTTAGATGAAGACAACAGATGATATGAAAAAGGTTGACTAAACTCACCTCAACTCACTAAATTGCTGCAAATTACCTGGTTCAATACAAAGATCCTATTCTGCCAatcaaaataaccaaaattttctCTTGTTACAAAATCCAAGCTTTTCCTTTTGCAAGTAACATATATCAAAAGTATCAAGATATGCCAGCTTATAATCATGTTTGCAGGTTGAGACATCTCCCTCAATTGATGTCGTTGTAATCTTACGAGACAGCTTGCTTTTTGTACAACCAAATCACTGGTAATAAAAAATCAACTTCGAAAGCAATTACAGAATCATCTGCTGATAACATGCATCTGGTTCAACCAATCCTCCACCATCTCCATCAGTTTCCAGATCTATCCTCATCCCATTCATTGATTCTGATTCATGTGGAACAACTGTTACTTTTGAGTCATTGCTGGCAGCCAGGATAGTTTGGATATCCTTGGGATGACTTGACACTACATTTGCAAATGACAAATTTTAAGATGCTTCATTATACCAGCATCTTTTGAGCTTTTATGATAATTGCATCAACAGAGGCACTTCCTTCACACCAAATGGTCGAGGTTTCTCGCTCCCTGACACAACAGAAGAATTTGATGTAATGATTATGGAAAAGATGGCTCATTGGAACCAGGCTTCTGTGGATTTTGGACTTACCTAACGTAGCATGTACTCAAAGTTTGCATTGCACTCTGATTTCCAGAACAACACAAATAATGGACAGCTCCGCTCCTTAGAATGACATGCAGGGTAGCATCATTGGCATCTGCTGGGTTTGAAACCAACTCATCCTCATGTTGTcaaacaaatctctctctcgGAAAGCAGCACAGAGGCCTCCTTCCTAGTCCTTTCTGGAGAAGCAGTAGCTAAATTGCCATAGTTAATAAGGCGACTCCTTTTCTTCATTACTGTGTTATGCAAACAGAGAAGCAAGAGTTGTCATCCCCATCCATTGCTTCTGAAACCCCCTTAGAACAAGGCTTATCTTTAGCTGACTTCTTAGGCCTATCTTTATCAGGAACATCAGCTGTTCTCAACCTCCCCCTGAGAGAAGTATCATTTATATCCAAAGTTGAATGTCCCAAAGGTAATGAAAGTTCTTGGGAGTCAAGTTTTGGTTCAGTACATTTCTGTTTGCTGTGCAACAGAGAAGAAAGAGTTACATCGTACTCATCAATTTTTTGTGAAgataattattttttgggttggaaaaatattaaaagaaaaagaaataaacaataCAATTGCGGAGCAGGCTAGCCAAGTGGAGGACCCCAATCGAAACAAACAAAACGAACAATAAAGATCAAAACAAATCTAAGGGAAACAAACATTAAGTTTCCCAGTCTGTTGATCGAAGATAGCATGGGGAGAACCTAGCGCGATGACTCCGTCTCGAAGTAGAAGTACAATATCCCTCTTGAACATCAGCTTTTTCAGGAACAATCGCATCAACTTTGGTAATGCAGGCAGAAGAAGACCGACATTCAGTAATATATTGTGAAGATAATTCAAAACAAGGTTTCTCTTTAGTCAACTTTTCAGACCCATCTTCTTTAGTAACATCAGCAACTCTTGACTCCACTTTTGAAGAAGCATCGATGACATCCAAAGTTAGTTGTCCCGAACATAGTGAAAGATCTTGGGAGTCCTCTTGTGGTGCAATACATTTATCGTTCTTCGAGTGTGAACCATGCACCTTTGAGACACAATTTAGAACAGTATCCTCAGCAATGGCTTCAACATCCTCAACAGTAGCTACCCATAAAGATGTCAAATGTTCTGAAGGTGAAGTATGAACTTGGTGGTCCTGTGTTGGGTTGATACATTTACCCTTCTTTGAACAAGATGAAGAAGCCTCTCTCTTCCTCGGCACACAATTATCCCCACCAGTGATCTCAACATGTTCAACATTTTGATGGTCATGTGCTGATTTGGCATACATTTTCCTCTTTGAACATTGTCTAGGATCCTTTTTGTTCTCTGAATTGGCAACACCCCCACCAGTACTCTCAATGTTATTTCCATTAAGATCCTGGTTGCCTTGGGTAGATTCAGTGCATTTACTCCTTTCTGAACATGCCTTTActgcatttttcttctttgaagtGGTATAATCCACACCTGGGGCATGAACATCAACATTTGTTATTTTTAAACATCCTGAATCTACAGCAGACAATGAAAGATCCGGGTGATCAGGACCTGTATTAGGCTTCTTTTTCTTCGGATGGTAATCCTCCATACCAGTAGTCCCAACGTTATTTCCATTAAGATTATGGCTGTCCTGCATAGGCTCAGTGTATTTCCTCTTATTTGGACAGACTTTGAttgcatttttcttctttgaattaGCATAATCCACACCTGAAGTCTCAACATCATCAGCATTTCTTATCCTCAAAGTTGTTGAATCTTCAGCAGAAAACGAAAGAGACTGGTGATCTGGAGCAGGTTTGGTACTTCTGTTATGCCTTGAATAAACTTTAAGTGTCTTTTTCTCCTTTGTAGTATCATTGCCACATACGGCCTCAACGTCACCATTCATTGCCCTCAGATAAGTAGAATCTCTGGGAGTCGATGAATGATCTTGGTGGTCCTGCACAGATTTAGCAAATATCTTCCTCTTTGAAGGTAACTTAGgtgcttttctcttctttgaggaGGTATCATCACTACCAATTGTTTCAgcatcatttttcttctttgaattaGAATCATAACCCACAGCTGAAGTCTCCACATCATCAGCATTTCTTATCCTCAAAGTTGTTGAGTCTTCAGCAGAAAACGAAACAGACTGGTGACCTGGAGCAGGTTTGGTACTTCTGTTACTTCTTGAAAGAGACCTAGGTGTCTTTTTCTCCTTTGTAGTATCATGGCTGCCAACAGCCTCAACAGCACCATTCATTGCCCTCAGACATGTAGAATCTCTGGGAGTTGATGAATGATCTTGGTGATCCTGCACTGATTTAGCagatttcttcctctttgaagGTAACTTAGgtgcttttctcttctttgaggTATCATCACTACCAATTGTTTCAGCATCATCACAGTTTGTCGGACTTAAAGCCTCTTCAGGATAAATTTGAGCTTTGGTTCTAGATCTCTTGGGCTTACTCTTTGGAATGTCACTACAATGtcaaggagaggaaaaaaaaacatcacaTGCATAGGAAAGCTAACCAAACCAAGATGTATTCAGTAGAATTTTTCAAagcaaaaccaaacaaatttttaatttattacaGAACAAAATTAATATATCCTATGTAACCCAATGAAAGTCTAAAATGTTTTGAGCAACATACCttgatcttttcttttccttgccATTACTGTTTCCATTCTCTGAGCCAGGAATAGAATTTGCGCCTGGTAATGCAAGAAAGTCACCAGCACCAAGTTCAGGTCGCTCCGACTCCCGATCTACAAAATTGGAAATAAGAGCAGCTTTTTGTATCTTCCGAGCTGCTTGGAGCAAAGGAACTTCATGTGGAAACAGCACCTTCCATCTCCTGGAGTTGAAACCATGTACATTCAAGCATTAAACATGACAGAATGTTGTATGATATTGAGCACACTTACCAGTTTAGACTATGCAAGTTTGACTTATTAGACAAATAGACAAAGCAAAGTTTTATGACCCGACCATGCTTGCTACTTGCTACATTTTGTGACCAAACACCACAGGATATCGGCGAAAAAACACATACCTCCTACATTGACTATCAGTCCGTGGAGGCACAGCTGCTGCAACCTTAGACCAGCAATATCCATGCTCCTTAATCGCTGCTTCCAACTTATTGTCCTCTTCTTCAGTCCATTCTCCTAGATTCAAGGATGGATCTAGAACATTGACCCATCTGCAACCATACTCAAACCTCTCAAAATTAGTCATGTGaactatatttaaaaaattggatttaaatATAAGCAAGATCATTCTACGATACCTTTCTCTACACTGAACTTGAGTTCGACCAGGGACAAATTTTGCAATTTTCGACCAGGATTTGGGCCCAAAAAGCATCACAGCAACTTTCAAGCGTTTGTCTTCATCCACGGTCCACCTACCCACCATTTTCCGAGAGGGATGAAGCGTTTTCCTCCATCTACATTAAAGATCATATAAGATGTACATTACCTTAGCAGATCAAAAATTATACAGCTATGAAAGGGACAAGTACTATGATCCTGTTTTCATAGAAGAACCAAAAAGcataaaatatatagaaaacagAGCATTAATCTATCAAAGCATCTCCCAGTGAAGACTGTTGTATGGTAGACCATGAGCTAAGTTCTCAAGATCACATACGCCATACCCTCATATAGAATTGTTTCCCTTGTGCATTGTGCATAGAAAATAGTCCACATACTATGTATGAAGCATGGTACAAGATCTTGCTTTTGTCTCGGTTTCGTGGCCCACCGAGTCGAGATGCCTTGGGATACATAAAACATACAAGATCTCGACCGAAATCTCGCTATCTCGCTAAGATTCTGGTCCATACATAAAACATTAAAGTCACGAGATATGTTATTTGACTTCTGTATTTTTTGAAtatgagggtggaccttggtgcaacgataaggttgctccattgtaaccaagtggtcacgggttcgagtctggaaacagccacTCTGTTGaagcagggataaggctgcatacattatgaccctccacaGACCCAGCAGTGgctggagcctcgtgcactgggtacgccctttttttttctttttttttttgaatatgaCTATTTGGCACAACGAAAACAACTTCCTGACTAATAAGTGATGTGGATCCAGGATTCCAAAACCCAACTCGgatcgcttatgggcccacctgATAATCAAACTCAATCAACCCTACAACTAATTCCAATTTTGCAATTTAATGAAACTCAACcaacaagagaaaagaaataattcGTGAGTATTGCATAAAAGGGCAAACTgagaagcaaaataaaaataaaggatagTAGGAAATAAAGGTAAAAGGAAAGGGTATATTGGAAAAATATCATTAAAAGAATTAAAGGGCAAACACGATGTGCTGGTCTTCCTCCTGTGTAAACCAGAATCACACAAAAACCTCAAGACCAAAGGTGAGTTGCAGTCATGGGAATCGATCTCCAATAGTCCATAGATTCCAGAACCAGAAACGCATGGGACTACAGAGTTGATCCAACTCTCAAGACATCCAGAAAACCAAGTGGTATTTAAATTAGGCCTTCTGAAACTGGAGTCTGCGGTAGTCACAGGTCCAGCCATGGAGGGCTGCGTTTGTTCACAA containing:
- the LOC122646781 gene encoding uncharacterized protein LOC122646781 isoform X1, coding for MGRVLGNGEGDESLSGSDKDESLDEDMEALKRACILTGTNPNEIEDVSAVHAAASDSEGNDSGTNDVEVFRSLQQRFLPQSEGGAPLVLKPLSTLPPVFGSDDEEDFETLRAIQRRFTKYNSDALKKCESTSVHNPNTSLTSEQDTHNILLANDTTGEALDNEFSDYEDACSAYEHSESVGDGDPRSQPLASIEWHQPVAPVLSSIPPKYSSFPASGKVFIDAIKNNRSCQRFIRSKLIEIEARIEENRKLLERIKVLKDFQSSCKKRAGRAFSQKKDVRVQLISVPKFKNSQDLKANGKKTSALSYGPVENSHVQFYRTVLTTLFPLSLRRQSWSQMEKENLAQGIKQHIQEMLFDKSLVFYSGSEGSSGASDAVDSIIASITDLEFTPENIRSFLPKIDWQRLASMHFMGRSGAECEARWLNIEDPLINHNAWTKYEDKKLLHLLQERGTPYNWIDIATRLETNRTPFQCLSRYQRSLNNHIIKRGWAPEEDAQLCAAVEAFGEGYWQLVASNLEGRTGTQCSNRWRKTLHPSRKMVGRWTVDEDKRLKVAVMLFGPKSWSKIAKFVPGRTQVQCRERWVNVLDPSLNLGEWTEEEDNKLEAAIKEHGYCWSKVAAAVPPRTDSQCRRRWKVLFPHEVPLLQAARKIQKAALISNFVDRESERPELGAGDFLALPGANSIPGSENGNSNGKEKKRSSDIPKSKPKRSRTKAQIYPEEALSPTNCDDAETIGSDDTSKKRKAPKLPSKRKKSAKSVQDHQDHSSTPRDSTCLRAMNGAVEAVGSHDTTKEKKTPRSLSRSNRSTKPAPGHQSVSFSAEDSTTLRIRNADDVETSAVGYDSNSKKKNDAETIGSDDTSSKKRKAPKLPSKRKIFAKSVQDHQDHSSTPRDSTYLRAMNGDVEAVCGNDTTKEKKTLKVYSRHNRSTKPAPDHQSLSFSAEDSTTLRIRNADDVETSGVDYANSKKKNAIKVCPNKRKYTEPMQDSHNLNGNNVGTTGMEDYHPKKKKPNTGPDHPDLSLSAVDSGCLKITNVDVHAPGVDYTTSKKKNAVKACSERSKCTESTQGNQDLNGNNIESTGGGVANSENKKDPRQCSKRKMYAKSAHDHQNVEHVEITGGDNCVPRKREASSSCSKKGKCINPTQDHQVHTSPSEHLTSLWVATVEDVEAIAEDTVLNCVSKVHGSHSKNDKCIAPQEDSQDLSLCSGQLTLDVIDASSKVESRVADVTKEDGSEKLTKEKPCFELSSQYITECRSSSACITKVDAIVPEKADVQEGYCTSTSRRSHRARFSPCYLRSTDWET
- the LOC122646781 gene encoding uncharacterized protein LOC122646781 isoform X2 — translated: MGRVLGNGEGDESLSGSDKDESLDEDMEALKRACILTGTNPNEIEDVSAVHAAASDSEGNDSGTNDVEVFRSLQQRFLPQSEGGAPLVLKPLSTLPPVFGSDDEEDFETLRAIQRRFTKYNSDALKKCESTSVHNPNTSLTSEQDTHNILLANDTTGEALDNEFSDYEDACSAYEHSESVGDGDPRSQPLASIEWHQPVAPVLSSIPPKYSSFPASGKVFIDAIKNNRSCQRFIRSKLIEIEARIEENRKLLERIKVLKDFQSSCKKRAGRAFSQKKDVRVQLISVPKFKNSQDLKANGKKTSALSYGPVENSHVQFYRTVLTTLFPLSLRRQSWSQMEKENLAQGIKQHIQEMLFDKSLVFYSGSEGSSGASDAVDSIIASITDLEFTPENIRSFLPKIDWQRLASMHFMGRSGAECEARWLNIEDPLINHNAWTKYEDKKLLHLLQERGTPYNWIDIATRLETNRTPFQCLSRYQRSLNNHIIKRGWAPEEDAQLCAAVEAFGEGYWQLVASNLEGRTGTQCSNRWRKTLHPSRKMVGRWTVDEDKRLKVAVMLFGPKSWSKIAKFVPGRTQVQCRERWVNVLDPSLNLGEWTEEEDNKLEAAIKEHGYCWSKVAAAVPPRTDSQCRRRWKVLFPHEVPLLQAARKIQKAALISNFVDRESERPELGAGDFLALPGANSIPGSENGNSNGKEKKRSSDIPKSKPKRSRTKAQIYPEEALSPTNCDDAETIGSDDTSKKRKAPKLPSKRKKSAKSVQDHQDHSSTPRDSTYLRAMNGDVEAVCGNDTTKEKKTLKVYSRHNRSTKPAPDHQSLSFSAEDSTTLRIRNADDVETSGVDYANSKKKNAIKVCPNKRKYTEPMQDSHNLNGNNVGTTGMEDYHPKKKKPNTGPDHPDLSLSAVDSGCLKITNVDVHAPGVDYTTSKKKNAVKACSERSKCTESTQGNQDLNGNNIESTGGGVANSENKKDPRQCSKRKMYAKSAHDHQNVEHVEITGGDNCVPRKREASSSCSKKGKCINPTQDHQVHTSPSEHLTSLWVATVEDVEAIAEDTVLNCVSKVHGSHSKNDKCIAPQEDSQDLSLCSGQLTLDVIDASSKVESRVADVTKEDGSEKLTKEKPCFELSSQYITECRSSSACITKVDAIVPEKADVQEGYCTSTSRRSHRARFSPCYLRSTDWET